A single window of Nicotiana sylvestris chromosome 5, ASM39365v2, whole genome shotgun sequence DNA harbors:
- the LOC104218007 gene encoding PLAT domain-containing protein 3-like, with protein sequence MAQVNHFWFYLFILFFSISISSISGSDEDCVFTVYVRTSKIIKGGTDSIISLTLYDANGYGIRIKNLEAWGGLMGPNYDYFERGNLDIFSGRGPCLTGPVCKMNLTSDGTGKGHGWYCNYVEVTVTGVHKECNQQNFEVEQWLATDASPYELTAIRDNCKKTKSDGKLSISGENLPVADTESIPDVALI encoded by the exons ATGGCTCAAGTCAACCATTTTTGGTTCTATCTCTTCATCCTCTTCTTCTCTATTTCCATCTCCTCCATTTCTGGATCA GATGAAGATTGTGTATTCACAGTTTATGTCCGAACGAGTAAAATAATAAAGGGCGGAACCGATTCGATCATCAGTTTGACTCTCTACGATGCAAACGGATATGGTATTAGAATCAAGAACCTCGAGGCATGGGGTGGGCTTATGGGCCCAAATTACGACTATTTCGAGAGAGGAAACTTGGACATCTTCAGTGGTCGAGGCCCATGTTTGACTGGGCCTGTCTGCAAAATGAACTTGACTTCCGACGGAACAGGCAAAGGCCACGGTTGGTACTGTAACTACGTGGAGGTCACCGTTACCGGAGTCCATAAAGAATGCAACCAACAGAATTTCGAAGTGGAACAGTGGCTTGCTACTGATGCGTCGCCTTATGAGCTGACGGCCATTAGAGACAACTGTAAGAAGACCAAGTCCGACGGGAAACTGTCCATCTCCGGCGAGAATTTGCCTGTTGCCGATACTGAATCCATTCCTGATGTCGCTCTAATTTAA